A single Trypanosoma brucei gambiense DAL972 chromosome 9, complete sequence DNA region contains:
- a CDS encoding minichromosome maintenance (MCM) complex subunit,putative, which translates to MNGVAPITDNLLMQLRSFFVECCEPPQCMTELLSGEALPTRNLWTLDVDCMKLLAACPSVADLLFYHTTTVMDALRKICAEVCAKAGRHLNPSDLSPRLSHLPTVGTPPPSLPPQRGVLVSVCGSIVRMNTKKVVPLVRKLKCFKCLETVELTSSPFDRSTKLKPHCANKECKGEELQQIGQVWMDYAECRLQQRHSESGRLPRTLLITLEDDLSKKCTVGQLVEVIGILFPKWRNTYPNALPIIEPTIWALNVNVMDSYRDGGSFNASAAAKRRHNGQVEESAFTPESFYSSFGKDKFGRGSALVNSVCPHLAGLFAPRMAVILATLGGTSTAGKTRMHVRSTIHCLFVGDSSTGKSQLLRCAALLAPRSTSTTGMGSTSAGLTVAASKEQGEWVLEPGALVLSDGGVCVIDELRTVSVGDRASLHEAMEQQTISVAKAGMVTKLRTCCSVISACNPPTRQNGTEIGVGGPLLSRFDFVFLLWDTPSPETDDRIATHILNYSQAGRLPDSVLSLDDVGRYLRWVHAHYSQNGGPLLTDGASRLIKAYYEMQQRRGAVPNLADCVPITIRLLESLVRVTQAYAKLHLERVCTEMDAAFTVFLFEQSAYSLKCPLEVLGPDVYTSSKCLEEYFLDLSPKGVEKQRTILQAITDTFSSCSSTLDSDTTLENVPQDLAAGEWLSKLRAPHEKTPSPDRLVGKRSNSDSGTLEAALRSVKRLVAEVRTPREEPQTVICYPADSLSQLSAPPVSLPPARTPNRLRDAKEIMRSLSFNA; encoded by the coding sequence ATGAATGGTGTTGCACCAATAACGGATAATTTATTGATGCAGCTGCGctcattttttgttgaatGTTGTGAGCCCCCGCAGTGTATGACGGAGCTGCTCTCCGGGGAAGCTCTTCCCACTAGGAATCTATGGACGCTTGATGTGGACTGCATGAAGTTACTGGCGGCTTGTCCATCCGTTGCGGACCTCCTGTTCTACCATACTACCACCGTCATGGACGCGCTCAGAAAAATCTGTGCGGAGGTTTGCGCCAAAGCTGGGCGCCATCTTAACCCTAGTGATTTATCACCACGGCTTTCGCATCTTCCTACAGTGGGAACCCCGCCGCCCTCGCTGCCTCCCCAGCGCGGGGTATTGGTTAGTGTTTGTGGATCAATTGTCCGGATGAATACAAAGAAGGTGGTACCGCTGGTGCGCAAGTTAAAGTGCTTCAAATGCCTTGAGACAGTGGAGTTGACCTCAAGCCCGTTTGACCGCTCAACAAAGTTGAAACCTCATTGTGCGAACAAAGAATGCAAAGGAGAGGAGTTGCAGCAGATTGGGCAGGTGTGGATGGACTACGCGGAGTGCCGACTGCAGCAGCGCCATAGCGAGAGCGGTCGACTTCCTCGCACGCTTCTTATAACGCTTGAAGATGACCTCTCAAAAAAATGTACTGTAGGTCAGTTGGTGGAGGTGATTGGCATTCTTTTCCCAAAATGGCGCAATACTTACCCAAATGCGCTGCCAATCATTGAACCCACCATTTGGGCGCTCAACGTTAACGTGATGGACTCCTACCGCGATGGCGGAAGTTTCAACGCGTCTGCGGCAGCAAAGCGGAGGCACAATGGCCAGGTAGAAGAGTCCGCCTTTACACCCGAGTCCTTTTATTCCTCGTTCGGCAAAGACAAATTTGGTAGAGGGAGCGCGTTGGTGAATTCCGTTTGTCCACATTTGGCGGGACTCTTCGCTCCTCGTATGGCTGTTATTTTGGCGACTTTAGGTGGGACATCCACGGCTGGGAAGACGCGCATGCATGTCCGCTCCACAATCCATTGcctttttgttggtgatTCTTCCACAGGAAAATCACAGTTACTACGATGCGCAGCCCTTTTAGCCCCACGAAGCACTTCCACGACTGGCATGGGGAGCACTTCCGCTGGTCTCACGGTTGCGGCATCGAAAGAGCAAGGAGAGTGGGTATTGGAGCCTGGCGCTTTGGTATTGAGTGATGGGGGTGTTTGTGTTATTGACGAGCTTCGGaccgtttctgttggtgATAGGGCCTCCCTTCATGAAGCAATGGAGCAACAAACGATATCCGTGGCCAAAGCTGGAATGGTGACCAAACTGCGTACCTGCTGCTCTGTTATATCTGCTTGTAATCCCCCAACCCGTCAAAATGGGACCGAAATTGGTGTTGGTGGGCCACTGTTGAGCCGTTTCGACTTCGTCTTTCTTCTTTGGGACACCCCGTCACCCGAAACGGACGACCGTATCGCTACGCATATCCTCAACTATTCGCAAGCTGGAAGGTTGCCGGATTCGGTGCTGTCGCTTGATGATGTGGGTCGCTACTTGCGGTGGGTTCACGCACATTACTCCCAGAATGGGGGTCCGCTGCTCACCGACGGAGCCTCACGGCTTATCAAGGCGTACTATGAAATGCAGCAGCGCCGCGGCGCGGTGCCAAACCTTGCTGATTGTGTACCGATCACAATTCGCTTACTGGAATCTCTTGTTCGCGTAACGCAGGCGTACGCGAAACTGCACCTGGAGCGCGTTTGCACGGAAATGGACGCGGCATTTACGGTATTCCTTTTTGAACAAAGCGCATACAGTCTTAAATGTCCATTAGAAGTACTTGGACCAGATGTTTACACGAGCTCAAAGTGTTTGGAGGAGTATTTCCTCGATCTCAGTCCCAAGGGCGTGGAGAAGCAGCGCACAATCCTGCAAGCCATCACAGACACGTTTTccagttgcagcagcacccTTGATTCTGACACAACGCTTGAAAATGTGCCGCAGGATTTGGCTGCCGGTGAGTGGCTCAGTAAGTTAAGGGCTCCTCATGAGAAAACGCCCTCCCCTGATCGTCTTGTGGGTAAACGAAGCAACTCGGATTCTGGTACACTTGAAGCTGCGTTGAGAAGCGTGAAGCGTTTGGTGGCTGAGGTGAGAACTCCGAGGGAAGAACCACAAACGGTGATATGTTATCCGGCTGATTCTTTATCTCAGCTCTCTGCCCCACCTGTTTCATTACCCCCCGCAAGGACACCAAACAGGCTTCGTGATGCCAAAGAAATCATGCGTAGTTTGTCGTTTAATGCATGA
- a CDS encoding RAD51/dmc1 protein, putative: MQHVGTRSGKSEAKDAAVSTDNSTHEDAAHTIMEIDRLTEQGVAAADVAKLRQAGIFTVTGIHMQCRKDLVLIKGLSDAKVDKIIEAARKLSDCGFSVGTAYLQQRGRVTRVTTGSTALDQLLGGGIESMSITEAFGEFRTGKTQIAHTLCVTCQLPISMGGGNGKAIYVDTEATFRPERIKPIAERFGLDVEAVLGNILVARAYTHEHQMHLLSMVAAKMVEDQFSLLVVDSVTALFRVDFSGRGELAERQQKLAKMLSNMIKLAEEYNVAVYITNQVVADPGGASMFVADPKKPIGGHILAHASTTRLSLRKGRGDQRVCKIYDSPSLPEVECVFSISEQGIVDARE, from the coding sequence ATGCAGCACGTGGGAACGCGGTCGGGCAAAAGTGAGGCGAAGGATGCGGCGGTTTCCACGGACAACTCGACGCATGAGGACGCGGCGCACACCATCATGGAGATTGACCGCCTTACCGAGCAGGGGGTTGCCGCGGCGGATGTCGCTAAGCTGCGGCAGGCGGGTATATTCACTGTGACTGGGATTCACATGCAGTGCCGAAAGGATCTTGTTCTTATCAAGGGTTTGTCTGATGCCAAAGTTGACAAAATTATCGAGGCGGCACGGAAGTTATCGGATTGCGGTTTCAGCGTTGGAACGGCTTACCTGCAACAGAGAGGGAGGGTGACCCGTGTAACAACTGGAAGCACGGCTCTGGATCAGTTGTTGGGCGGTGGCATAGAAAGCATGTCAATTACGGAGGCGTTTGGTGAGTTCCGAACCGGTAAAACGCAGATAGCACACACATTGTGCGTAACGTGCCAACTCCCCATTTCAATGGGGGGCGGCAATGGTAAAGCTATTTATGTTGACACAGAGGCAACTTTCAGACCTGAGCGGATTAAGCCCATCGCAGAGCGTTTTGGTCTCGACGTTGAGGCCGTACTGGGGAACATTCTCGTGGCACGAGCTTACACGCACGAGCATCAGATGCACCTCTTGTCAATGGTTGCTGCGAAGATGGTAGAGGATCAGTTCAGTCTCCTTGTTGTAGACAGTGTAACGGCTCTCTTTCGCGTGGATTTTTCTGGCAGAGGGGAGCTCGCGGAGCGGCAGCAGAAACTGGCCAAGATGTTGAGCAACATGATTAAACTTGCGGAGGAGTATAACGTTGCTGTGTACATAACAAATCAGGTGGTTGCGGATCCTGGTGGCGCCTCCATGTTTGTGGCCGACCCCAAAAAGCCTATTGGAGGTCATATTCTTGCGCATGCCTCAACGACGCGACTGTCGCTGCGCAAAGGACGGGGGGATCAGCGCGTGTGTAAGATATATGACAGTCCGTCGTTGCCGGAGGTGGAATGTGTTTTCAGCATATCGGAGCAAGGGATTGTTGACGCACGTGAGTAG